GTTAATAAAGCAGCTGTCAGCATAAACAGTAATATGCCTTTTAAGACAAGTTCGCTTCCAATCACTAAGATCTTACTTCCAATCAGAGTTCCTAAGGTTACAGATAGTGATAATAAAAAAAACTTCTTTGCCGTTCTTAACCAATGTTTTCCGCGAAAAATAATAAGTAAGTTAAGAGTGATATTGGGAATGATCGTGATGAGTACTGCCGTTTTAACATCTGTTAATGTGGCAATCAATGGTGTTGTTATTAATGGAAATCCAACACCAATTAAACCATGAATAAAGGCGGATACGGAAACGATAACAATAATAGCCGTCAAAGTAGTCACGCTAAAATCGTTAATATGTAGTAAAAAATCACTCAACATTTTCAGGATAGGTTTTAAAAGCCATGATAATGAACATTATTATATTAAAGTCCTTATTATTCAATTTTTTATTTTAATCTGCTCCTAAAGTGGCGCTTCGCACTTAAAAGAACTAAGGTCGTCTCGCTGAGAACGATATTTCAGAGCGATTTGGTCATAAGTATATGACTTTGAGTATTTTTATTTAATACTACTTTCTTTGATCTAGCGCTAAAACCAGTAGGCATGTTACGTACATAATTTGGTTCAAATATGGTGAGTGAAGTCGATTCATAAAGGGTTCACCACTTTTTGGACAACCATCTCAGGAAGAGACGTCGTACTATGCATTCCTACTTCAAATACATTATTCCTATCTTTATCCCATTACTGATTTTGATGATGCCTTTATCAGCCTTTCCATTTGAAGGGATTACCGTCATGCAACAGAGAGTGATTGCGATCTTCTTATTGGCGGCTTTGTGTTGGGTTTTGGAGCCGATCCCCATCTATGCCACTTCGGTTGTTATCATTGTACTTGAGTTGTTACTGTTGTCTGATAAAGGGATTGGTTTAGCACGTACCGAGTCTGGTTCTCCACACTTTGGTGAGTTGCTCAAATACAACGAAATCATGGCGACCTTTGCCAGCCCGATAATCATGCTTTTTCTAGGTGGCTTCTTTCTAGCGATGGCAGCGTCAAAATATCGTTTAGATGTCAACCTTGCGCGAGTGTTGCTCAAACCCTTTGGTCAGGATCCGAAATATGTCATGCTTGGTTTGATGTTGATTACGGCGACATTTTCAATGTTTATGTCAAACACAGCAACAACCGCGATGATGCTCTCTATTTTGGCGCCGGTAGTGGCAGTATTTAAACCCCATGATCCCGGCCGAATTGCTTTTGCCTTGTGTATTCCTGTTGCGGCAAATATCGGTGGTATTGGTACACCGATTGGTACGCCACCTAATGCCATTGCTCTAAAATACTTAACTGGGGATAACGTTATATCCTTTGGTGAATGGATGGCTTTTGGAGTGCCATTTGTCATTGTGATGATGGCTTTCGCTTGGTTCCTCATGGTTTGCCTTTACAAGTCTGAAACACAAACCCTTGACCTTGATATCAAAAGTAAATTTCTTAAAACTCCTAAAGCGATCGTTGTCTATATTACTTTTGTTGGCACCATCTTATTGTGGTTGATGGGATCGACGCATGGGATGAATGCATATACGGTGGCATTGATTCCAGTTGCTATATTTTCACTCACAGGAATAATTAACAAGGAAGATTTGAAAAAAATATCTTGGGATGTTTTATGGTTAGTTTCAGGTGGTATTGCGCTTGGT
This window of the Vibrio azureus genome carries:
- a CDS encoding SLC13 family permease; this encodes MHSYFKYIIPIFIPLLILMMPLSAFPFEGITVMQQRVIAIFLLAALCWVLEPIPIYATSVVIIVLELLLLSDKGIGLARTESGSPHFGELLKYNEIMATFASPIIMLFLGGFFLAMAASKYRLDVNLARVLLKPFGQDPKYVMLGLMLITATFSMFMSNTATTAMMLSILAPVVAVFKPHDPGRIAFALCIPVAANIGGIGTPIGTPPNAIALKYLTGDNVISFGEWMAFGVPFVIVMMAFAWFLMVCLYKSETQTLDLDIKSKFLKTPKAIVVYITFVGTILLWLMGSTHGMNAYTVALIPVAIFSLTGIINKEDLKKISWDVLWLVSGGIALGLALDQTGLARLVVSSIPFGDFSPYVVLVGASMLCLLMANFMSHTATANLLMPIMAALGSSMTSLAPLGGEVTLILIVTFAASLGMSLPISTPPNALAHATGQVQSHQMAKVGIVIGLVGVVLSFVMVWLLHVIERIV